A single Curtobacterium sp. MCSS17_015 DNA region contains:
- the rplN gene encoding 50S ribosomal protein L14, protein MIQQESRLKVADNTGAKEILTIRVLGGSGRRYAGLGDVIVATVKDAIPGGNVKKGDVVKAVIVRTKKETRRPDGSYIKFDENAAVILKADGDPRGTRIFGPIGRELRDKKFMKIISLAPEVL, encoded by the coding sequence GTGATTCAGCAGGAATCCCGCCTGAAGGTCGCCGACAACACGGGTGCCAAGGAGATCTTGACCATCCGCGTTCTCGGTGGCTCGGGTCGTCGCTACGCCGGCCTCGGTGACGTCATCGTCGCCACGGTGAAGGACGCCATCCCCGGCGGCAACGTGAAGAAGGGTGACGTCGTCAAGGCGGTCATCGTTCGCACCAAGAAGGAGACCCGTCGTCCGGACGGCTCCTACATCAAGTTCGACGAGAACGCGGCAGTGATCCTCAAGGCTGACGGCGACCCGCGCGGCACGCGCATCTTCGGTCCGATCGGTCGCGAGCTCCGTGACAAGAAGTTCATGAAGATCATCTCGCTCGCGCCGGAGGTGCTGTAA
- the rplO gene encoding 50S ribosomal protein L15: protein MSDEKNERVQILKVHHLRPAAGSKKDRTRVGRGEGSKGKTAGRGTKGQKARYQVKVGFEGGQMPLHMRTPKLRGFKNPFRVEYQPVNLDKIAELYPNGGDVTVADLVAKGAVRKNEKVKVLGQGDISVAITVTVDKVSASAEEKIVAAGGTVTK from the coding sequence ATGAGCGACGAGAAGAACGAGCGCGTCCAGATCCTGAAGGTCCACCACCTTCGTCCGGCAGCGGGGTCCAAGAAGGACCGCACCCGCGTCGGTCGTGGTGAGGGTTCGAAGGGCAAGACCGCCGGCCGTGGCACCAAGGGTCAGAAGGCCCGGTACCAGGTCAAGGTCGGCTTCGAGGGTGGGCAGATGCCGCTGCACATGCGCACCCCGAAGCTCCGCGGGTTCAAGAACCCGTTCCGCGTCGAGTACCAGCCCGTGAACCTGGACAAGATCGCGGAGCTCTACCCGAACGGTGGCGACGTCACCGTCGCGGACCTGGTCGCCAAGGGCGCCGTCCGCAAGAACGAGAAGGTCAAGGTTCTCGGTCAGGGTGACATCAGCGTGGCGATCACGGTCACGGTCGACAAGGTCTCGGCTTCGGCCGAGGAGAAGATCGTGGCGGCGGGCGGCACCGTCACCAAGTAG
- the rplF gene encoding 50S ribosomal protein L6: MSRIGRLPIDIPAGATVSVDGQNVAVKGPKGELTLVIAEPIQAKVEDNQVLVSRPDDERSSRALHGLTRSLIANQIIGVTQGYSKGLEVVGTGYRVAAKGSDLEFALGYSHPITVNPPAGISFAVEGNNKVTVNGIDKQLVGEVAANIRKLRKPEPYKGKGVRYAGEIVRRKAGKSGK, encoded by the coding sequence ATGTCTCGTATCGGACGTCTCCCCATCGACATCCCGGCCGGAGCGACCGTCTCGGTCGACGGCCAGAACGTCGCCGTCAAGGGCCCGAAGGGCGAGCTCACGCTCGTCATCGCTGAGCCCATCCAGGCCAAGGTCGAGGACAACCAGGTCCTCGTCAGCCGCCCGGACGACGAGCGTTCCTCCCGCGCGCTGCACGGCCTGACGCGCTCGCTCATCGCGAACCAGATCATCGGCGTCACCCAGGGCTACTCCAAGGGCCTCGAGGTCGTCGGCACCGGTTACCGCGTGGCGGCCAAGGGCAGCGACCTCGAGTTCGCGCTCGGGTACTCCCACCCGATCACGGTCAACCCGCCGGCCGGCATCAGCTTCGCCGTCGAGGGCAACAACAAGGTCACCGTGAACGGCATCGACAAGCAGCTCGTCGGTGAGGTCGCGGCCAACATCCGCAAGCTGCGCAAGCCCGAGCCCTACAAGGGCAAGGGTGTCCGCTACGCCGGCGAGATCGTGCGCCGCAAGGCCGGAAAGTCAGGTAAGTGA
- the rpsC gene encoding 30S ribosomal protein S3, which yields MGQKVNPYGFRLGITTDHISHWFADSTKKGQRYADFVAEDVKIRQFLTKTLDRAGVARIELERTRDRVRVDIHTARPGIVIGRRGAEAERIRSELEKLTKKQIQLNILEVKNPETEAQLVAQGIAEQLSARVAFRRAMRKGLQGAQRAGAKGVRIQVSGRLGGAEMSRSEFYREGRVPLHTLRANIDYGFYEARTTFGRIGVKVWIYKGDITNKELAREQANQRSSRPERRGGDRRGGGPRGDRNERGGDRREQQAPQDAPAGAGVEA from the coding sequence ATGGGCCAGAAGGTCAACCCGTACGGCTTCCGTCTCGGGATCACGACGGACCACATCTCCCACTGGTTCGCCGACAGCACGAAGAAGGGTCAGCGCTACGCCGACTTCGTGGCCGAGGACGTCAAGATCCGTCAGTTCCTGACGAAGACCCTCGACCGCGCGGGCGTCGCCCGCATCGAGCTCGAGCGCACCCGTGACCGCGTCCGCGTGGACATCCACACGGCACGCCCGGGCATCGTCATCGGTCGCCGCGGCGCCGAGGCGGAGCGCATCCGGAGCGAGCTGGAGAAGCTCACCAAGAAGCAGATCCAGCTCAACATCCTCGAGGTCAAGAACCCCGAGACCGAGGCCCAGCTCGTCGCGCAGGGCATCGCCGAGCAGCTCTCCGCTCGTGTCGCGTTCCGTCGCGCCATGCGCAAGGGCCTGCAGGGTGCACAGCGCGCCGGCGCCAAGGGTGTCCGCATCCAGGTGTCGGGCCGCCTCGGTGGCGCCGAGATGTCGCGCTCGGAGTTCTACCGCGAGGGCCGTGTGCCCCTGCACACCCTCCGCGCGAACATCGACTACGGCTTCTACGAGGCCCGGACCACGTTCGGCCGCATCGGCGTGAAGGTCTGGATCTACAAGGGCGACATCACGAACAAGGAGCTCGCTCGCGAGCAGGCGAACCAGCGTTCGTCCCGCCCGGAGCGTCGTGGCGGCGACCGTCGTGGCGGCGGCCCCCGTGGCGACCGCAACGAGCGCGGTGGCGACCGTCGCGAGCAGCAGGCCCCGCAGGACGCGCCGGCCGGCGCAGGAGTTGAGGCGTAA
- the rplX gene encoding 50S ribosomal protein L24, with the protein MANIKKGDLVQVITGATQERGGDRGKQGKVIEVRGDRLVVEGINFVTKHVRVGQTQRGSKTGGIEQHEAPIHVSNVAIVDPKTKKPTRVGFRNEEVEKDGVTKTVRVRYAKKSGEKL; encoded by the coding sequence ATGGCGAACATCAAGAAGGGTGACCTGGTCCAGGTCATCACGGGTGCCACGCAGGAGCGTGGCGGCGACCGCGGCAAGCAGGGCAAGGTCATCGAGGTCCGCGGCGACCGCCTGGTCGTCGAGGGCATCAACTTCGTGACCAAGCACGTCCGCGTCGGTCAGACCCAGCGCGGTTCGAAGACCGGCGGCATCGAGCAGCACGAAGCCCCGATCCACGTGTCGAACGTCGCGATCGTCGACCCGAAGACCAAGAAGCCGACCCGCGTCGGTTTCCGCAACGAAGAGGTGGAGAAGGACGGCGTCACCAAGACCGTCCGCGTCCGCTACGCCAAGAAGTCTGGTGAGAAGCTCTGA
- the secY gene encoding preprotein translocase subunit SecY, whose protein sequence is MFRAVARIMRTPDLRKKIGFTLAIIALFRLGSYIPAPFVDYASVQACLASASSSGGLYDLINLFSGGALLKLSVFALGIMPYITSSIIVQLLRVVIPHFDSLYKEGQSGQAKLTQYTRYLTIALGVLQSTTLITVARSGALFGTSASASCTSIISNDSWYAILLMVITLTAGTGLIMWMGELVTERGIGNGMSLLIFTSIAAQFPSALWAIEQSQSFELFLFVILVGLVIMMAVVFVEQSQRRIPVQYAKRMVGRRTYGGNNTYIPIKVNMAGVVPVIFASSLLYLPALIAQFNQPSDGSAPAPWVTWIQSNLTSGDNWFYMVLYFLLIVGFTYFYVAITFNPEEVADNMKKYGGFIPGIRAGRPTAEYLDYVLTRVTLPGALYLGLIALIPLAALALFGANQNFPFGGASILIIVGVGLETVKQIDSQLQQRHYEGLLR, encoded by the coding sequence GTGTTCAGAGCGGTCGCGCGCATCATGCGCACCCCAGATCTTCGGAAGAAGATCGGCTTCACCCTCGCGATCATCGCGCTGTTCCGCCTCGGCTCGTACATCCCGGCACCGTTCGTGGACTACGCCAGCGTGCAGGCCTGCCTGGCGTCCGCGTCGTCCTCCGGCGGCCTGTACGACCTGATCAACCTGTTCTCCGGCGGCGCGCTCCTGAAGCTCTCGGTCTTCGCGCTCGGGATCATGCCGTACATCACGTCGTCGATCATCGTGCAGCTCCTGCGCGTGGTGATCCCGCACTTCGACTCCCTCTACAAGGAGGGCCAGTCCGGTCAGGCGAAGCTGACGCAGTACACGCGTTACCTCACCATCGCGCTGGGCGTGCTGCAGTCCACCACCCTGATCACGGTCGCCCGCTCTGGTGCCCTCTTCGGCACGAGCGCATCGGCGTCCTGCACGTCGATCATCTCGAACGACAGCTGGTACGCCATCCTCCTGATGGTCATCACACTGACCGCCGGCACCGGCCTCATCATGTGGATGGGCGAGCTCGTGACCGAGCGCGGCATCGGCAACGGCATGTCGCTGCTCATCTTCACGTCGATCGCCGCCCAGTTCCCGTCGGCGCTCTGGGCCATCGAGCAGTCGCAGTCCTTCGAGCTCTTCCTCTTCGTCATCCTGGTCGGCCTGGTCATCATGATGGCCGTCGTGTTCGTCGAGCAGTCGCAGCGGCGGATCCCGGTCCAGTACGCCAAGCGCATGGTCGGGCGCCGCACGTACGGCGGCAACAACACGTACATCCCGATCAAGGTGAACATGGCCGGCGTCGTGCCCGTCATCTTCGCGTCGTCGCTGCTGTACCTGCCGGCGCTGATCGCCCAGTTCAACCAGCCCTCGGACGGCAGCGCGCCGGCCCCGTGGGTGACCTGGATCCAGAGCAACCTGACCTCGGGCGACAACTGGTTCTACATGGTCCTGTACTTCCTGCTCATCGTCGGCTTCACGTACTTCTACGTCGCGATCACCTTCAACCCCGAAGAGGTCGCCGACAACATGAAGAAGTACGGCGGGTTCATCCCGGGCATCCGTGCCGGACGTCCGACCGCTGAGTACCTCGACTACGTCCTCACCCGGGTGACGTTGCCCGGTGCGCTCTACCTCGGTCTCATCGCGCTCATCCCGCTCGCAGCACTGGCGCTGTTCGGGGCGAACCAGAACTTCCCGTTCGGCGGTGCCAGCATCCTGATCATCGTGGGTGTCGGCCTCGAGACGGTGAAGCAGATCGACTCGCAGCTGCAGCAACGTCACTACGAAGGGCTTCTCCGTTGA
- the rplP gene encoding 50S ribosomal protein L16 has translation MLIPRRVKHRKQHHPKRSGQATGGTKVSFGDYGIQALTPAYVTNRQIESARIAMTRHIKRGGKVWINIYPDRPLTKKPAETRMGSGKGSPEWWIANVKPGRVLFELSGVSDEIAREALTRAIHKLPLKARIIKREEGDA, from the coding sequence ATGCTTATCCCCCGTCGAGTCAAGCACCGCAAGCAGCACCACCCGAAGCGTTCGGGTCAGGCGACCGGTGGCACCAAGGTCTCCTTCGGTGACTACGGAATCCAGGCGCTCACCCCGGCCTACGTGACCAACCGTCAGATCGAGTCCGCTCGTATCGCCATGACGCGTCACATCAAGCGTGGCGGCAAGGTGTGGATCAACATCTACCCGGACCGCCCGCTCACCAAGAAGCCGGCTGAGACCCGAATGGGTTCCGGTAAGGGTTCCCCCGAGTGGTGGATCGCGAACGTCAAGCCGGGTCGTGTGCTCTTCGAGCTCTCCGGCGTGAGCGACGAGATCGCCCGCGAGGCACTGACCCGTGCAATCCACAAGCTGCCCCTCAAGGCACGCATCATCAAGCGCGAGGAGGGCGACGCATAA
- the rplV gene encoding 50S ribosomal protein L22, translating to MVESIARVRHIRVTPQKARRVIQLIRGKQAHEALAILKFAPQGASEPVYKLVASAIANARVKADSTNSFLDERDLYVSSVYVDEGTTLKRFQPRAQGRAFRINKRTSHITVVLATPDEAEAAATSKKASK from the coding sequence ATGGTGGAGTCGATCGCACGCGTGCGACACATCCGCGTCACGCCTCAGAAGGCCCGTCGCGTCATCCAGCTGATCCGCGGCAAGCAGGCCCACGAGGCGCTCGCCATCCTGAAGTTCGCCCCCCAGGGCGCTTCGGAGCCCGTGTACAAGCTGGTCGCCTCGGCGATCGCCAACGCACGTGTCAAGGCGGACTCGACGAACAGCTTCCTCGACGAGCGCGACCTCTACGTGAGCAGCGTCTACGTCGACGAGGGCACGACCCTGAAGCGGTTCCAGCCGCGCGCCCAGGGCCGCGCCTTCCGCATCAACAAGCGCACCAGCCACATCACGGTCGTCCTCGCGACGCCGGATGAGGCCGAGGCCGCCGCGACGAGCAAGAAGGCGAGCAAGTAA
- the rpmC gene encoding 50S ribosomal protein L29 produces the protein MAIGSKELRPTELDTFENERLADELKKAKEELFNLRFQSATGQLESHGRLRAVKRDIARIYTVLRERELGIRATPAPVETAPKAKKSSKKAEKPAESTEAETAEEN, from the coding sequence ATGGCGATCGGTTCCAAGGAGCTCCGTCCCACTGAGCTCGACACCTTCGAGAACGAGCGTCTCGCTGACGAGCTGAAGAAGGCCAAGGAGGAGCTGTTCAACCTCCGCTTCCAGTCGGCCACCGGCCAGCTGGAGAGCCACGGCCGTCTCCGTGCCGTCAAGCGCGACATCGCGCGCATCTACACCGTGCTCCGCGAGCGCGAGCTCGGCATCCGTGCCACGCCCGCCCCCGTCGAGACCGCCCCGAAGGCCAAGAAGTCGTCGAAGAAGGCCGAGAAGCCGGCTGAGTCGACCGAGGCCGAGACCGCCGAGGAGAACTGA
- the rplR gene encoding 50S ribosomal protein L18 gives MAIGTRTRGKSKAAAKARRHNRLRKKITGTETRPRLAVTRSSRHVFVQVIDDAKGHTLASASTMEADLRSFDGDKTAKARRVGELVAERAKSAGVEAVVFDRGGSKYAGRVAAIADGAREGGLNL, from the coding sequence ATGGCCATCGGAACTCGTACTCGAGGCAAGAGCAAGGCGGCTGCCAAGGCGCGTCGCCACAACCGTCTCCGGAAGAAGATCACCGGGACCGAGACCCGTCCCCGTCTCGCCGTCACCCGTTCGTCACGTCACGTGTTCGTGCAGGTCATCGACGACGCCAAGGGTCACACCCTCGCCAGCGCATCGACGATGGAGGCCGACCTCCGCTCGTTCGACGGCGACAAGACCGCCAAGGCCCGTCGCGTCGGCGAGCTCGTCGCCGAGCGTGCGAAGTCGGCTGGCGTCGAGGCCGTGGTCTTCGACCGCGGCGGTAGCAAGTACGCCGGTCGCGTCGCCGCGATCGCCGATGGTGCCCGTGAAGGAGGGCTGAACCTGTGA
- the map gene encoding type I methionyl aminopeptidase, with the protein MRRRKPSIYKTPEELRAMVRPGLLTAQALDAVRAAIRPGVTTGELDAIAERTIRDGGGVPNFQLVPGYRHTLCVSVNDEIVHGIPGERVLQAGDIVSVDAGAEVDGWNGDSAFTVVVPGGDPAVTDARQKLCDTTERALWHGVAALALAKNLHEVGAAVEDAIDETGAWGIVEDYTGHGIGRSMHEEPPVFNHRVRGAGPAVQPGLAVAIEPMVTAGTIDSSTDADEWTVRTLDGSDAAHWEHSVAVHADGIWVLTAADGGAAALAPLGVTPVPVP; encoded by the coding sequence GTGCGACGGCGGAAGCCCTCGATCTACAAGACGCCGGAGGAACTGCGCGCCATGGTGCGCCCGGGCCTCCTCACGGCGCAGGCCCTCGACGCCGTCCGCGCGGCGATCCGTCCCGGGGTGACCACCGGCGAGCTCGACGCCATCGCGGAGCGCACCATCCGTGACGGCGGGGGCGTCCCGAACTTCCAGCTCGTGCCCGGTTACCGCCACACGCTCTGCGTCTCGGTGAACGACGAGATCGTGCACGGGATCCCCGGGGAGCGGGTGCTGCAGGCCGGGGACATCGTGTCGGTCGACGCGGGAGCCGAGGTCGACGGGTGGAACGGCGACAGCGCGTTCACGGTCGTCGTGCCCGGTGGCGACCCCGCGGTGACGGACGCCCGGCAGAAGCTCTGTGACACCACCGAGCGTGCGCTGTGGCACGGCGTCGCGGCGCTCGCGCTCGCGAAGAACCTGCACGAGGTCGGGGCGGCCGTCGAGGACGCCATCGACGAGACCGGTGCGTGGGGCATCGTCGAGGACTACACGGGTCACGGCATCGGGCGCTCGATGCACGAGGAGCCGCCCGTGTTCAACCACCGCGTCCGTGGCGCCGGCCCCGCCGTGCAGCCCGGTCTCGCGGTCGCCATCGAGCCGATGGTCACGGCCGGCACGATCGACAGTTCGACGGACGCCGACGAGTGGACGGTGCGGACGCTCGACGGGTCCGACGCAGCCCACTGGGAGCACAGCGTCGCGGTGCACGCCGACGGGATCTGGGTGCTGACGGCCGCCGACGGTGGCGCAGCGGCGCTCGCGCCCCTGGGAGTGACCCCGGTCCCGGTGCCGTAG
- a CDS encoding adenylate kinase encodes MSARLIIVGPPGAGKGTQAGRIASTFSIPAISTGDIFRKNVAEGTPLGQRAKALMDAGEYVPDDLTNELVRDRLAESDAEHGFLLDGYPRTVAQVEYLDGLLAEQGDALDVVVQLVADQDALVDRLLQRAQEQGRADDTEETIRRRQQVYQEQTAPIVAVYQERGLVVDVDALGGVDEVGDRIADALTARGLPAAV; translated from the coding sequence TTGAGCGCACGCCTCATCATCGTCGGACCTCCCGGAGCCGGGAAGGGCACGCAGGCCGGACGGATCGCGTCCACCTTCTCGATCCCCGCCATCTCCACCGGCGACATCTTCCGGAAGAACGTGGCCGAGGGGACGCCGCTCGGACAGCGTGCCAAGGCGCTCATGGACGCCGGCGAGTACGTGCCGGACGACCTGACGAACGAACTCGTCCGGGACCGCCTGGCCGAGTCCGACGCGGAGCACGGCTTCCTGCTCGACGGGTACCCCCGGACCGTGGCCCAGGTGGAGTACCTGGACGGCCTCCTGGCTGAGCAGGGAGACGCCCTCGACGTCGTCGTCCAGCTCGTCGCCGACCAGGACGCCCTCGTCGACCGGCTGCTCCAGCGGGCGCAGGAGCAGGGCCGCGCAGACGACACCGAGGAGACGATCCGTCGTCGGCAGCAGGTCTACCAGGAGCAGACCGCGCCGATCGTCGCCGTGTACCAGGAGCGTGGCCTCGTGGTCGACGTGGACGCGCTCGGCGGCGTGGACGAGGTCGGCGATCGCATCGCCGACGCCCTGACCGCGCGCGGCCTCCCCGCCGCCGTCTGA
- the rpsQ gene encoding 30S ribosomal protein S17: MATEEKDSAAVTRGYRKTRRGYVTSDKMDKTIVVEVEDRVKHPLYGKVIRRTSKVKAHDELGTAGIGDLVVISETRPLSATKRWRLVEILEKAK; this comes from the coding sequence ATGGCGACCGAAGAGAAGGACTCCGCAGCCGTCACCCGCGGCTACCGGAAGACCCGTCGTGGCTACGTCACGAGCGACAAGATGGACAAGACGATCGTCGTCGAGGTCGAGGACCGCGTGAAGCACCCCCTCTACGGCAAGGTCATCCGTCGCACGTCGAAGGTCAAGGCCCACGACGAGCTCGGGACCGCCGGCATCGGCGACCTGGTCGTCATCAGCGAGACCCGTCCCCTCAGCGCCACGAAGCGCTGGCGCCTGGTCGAGATCCTCGAGAAGGCCAAGTAG
- the rpmD gene encoding 50S ribosomal protein L30: MAMLKITQTKSVISEKQYQRDTLRSLGLKRIGRTVLREDNSQNRGYIATVAHLVKVEEVDA; encoded by the coding sequence ATGGCGATGCTGAAGATCACGCAGACGAAGTCCGTCATCAGCGAGAAGCAGTACCAGCGCGACACGCTCCGCAGCCTGGGTCTCAAGCGCATCGGCCGTACGGTCCTGCGTGAGGACAACTCCCAGAACCGCGGGTACATCGCGACGGTTGCGCACCTCGTGAAGGTCGAGGAGGTCGACGCATGA
- the rpsE gene encoding 30S ribosomal protein S5, with protein sequence MSDIANTNDDAEATTEVETTDAETTEAKAPAAKEPDVPVVERPVETAAGSASNNRDSVDNRGRRGGGSGGGRDRQQGGRGGNDRNGRGGDSQFLERVVTINRVSKVVKGGRRFSFTALVVVGDGNGLVGVGYGKAREVPTAISKGVEEAKKNFFRVPRVGNTIPHPVQGEAAAGVVLLRPAAAGTGVIAGGPVRAVLECAGIHDVLSKSLGSSNTINIVHATVTALKQLEEPRAVASRRGLPVDHVVPARLLHAEAAARTAANEKAGA encoded by the coding sequence GTGAGCGACATCGCGAACACCAACGACGACGCCGAGGCCACGACCGAGGTCGAGACGACCGACGCCGAGACCACCGAGGCGAAGGCCCCCGCGGCCAAGGAGCCCGACGTCCCGGTCGTCGAGCGTCCCGTCGAGACCGCTGCGGGTTCGGCATCGAACAACCGCGACTCCGTCGACAACCGTGGCCGTCGTGGTGGCGGCAGCGGTGGCGGGCGTGACCGTCAGCAGGGTGGCCGTGGCGGCAACGACCGCAACGGTCGCGGCGGCGACAGCCAGTTCCTCGAGCGCGTCGTCACCATCAACCGCGTCTCCAAGGTCGTCAAGGGTGGTCGTCGCTTCAGCTTCACCGCCCTCGTCGTCGTCGGTGACGGCAACGGTCTGGTGGGCGTCGGCTACGGCAAGGCCCGCGAGGTCCCGACCGCCATCTCGAAGGGCGTCGAGGAGGCGAAGAAGAACTTCTTCCGCGTCCCCCGCGTCGGCAACACGATCCCGCACCCGGTGCAGGGTGAGGCCGCCGCTGGCGTCGTCCTCCTGCGTCCGGCCGCTGCCGGTACCGGTGTCATCGCCGGTGGTCCGGTCCGCGCCGTGCTCGAGTGCGCCGGCATCCACGACGTCCTGAGCAAGTCGCTCGGTTCGTCGAACACCATCAACATCGTGCACGCGACCGTGACGGCGCTCAAGCAGCTCGAAGAGCCGCGTGCCGTCGCCAGCCGTCGTGGTCTGCCCGTCGACCACGTCGTCCCGGCCCGTCTGCTGCACGCCGAGGCGGCCGCACGTACGGCTGCGAACGAGAAGGCAGGTGCGTGA
- the rplE gene encoding 50S ribosomal protein L5, which translates to MTDTTAATAEKVQPRLKQKYRNEIKAALTEQFGYANVNQVPGLVKVVVNTGVGEAARDSKIIEGAIKDLTAITGQKPQVTLARKSIAQFKLREGQAIGAHVTLRGDRAWEFLDRLLSLALPRIRDFRGLSDRQFDGNGNYTFGLSEQSVFHEIDQDRIDRVRGFDITVVTTAKTDDEGRALLRQLGFPFRSAEQTV; encoded by the coding sequence ATGACCGACACGACTGCCGCGACTGCTGAGAAAGTTCAGCCGCGCCTCAAGCAGAAGTACCGCAACGAGATCAAGGCGGCGCTGACCGAGCAGTTCGGTTACGCGAACGTCAACCAGGTCCCCGGCCTGGTCAAGGTCGTCGTCAACACCGGTGTCGGTGAGGCCGCGCGCGACTCGAAGATCATCGAGGGCGCCATCAAGGACCTCACGGCGATCACCGGTCAGAAGCCGCAGGTCACGCTGGCCCGCAAGTCCATCGCGCAGTTCAAGCTGCGTGAGGGCCAGGCCATCGGCGCGCACGTCACCCTCCGCGGTGACCGCGCGTGGGAGTTCCTGGACCGCCTGCTGTCGCTGGCACTCCCGCGCATCCGCGACTTCCGCGGCCTGAGCGACCGCCAGTTCGACGGCAACGGCAACTACACCTTCGGTCTCTCGGAGCAGAGCGTGTTCCACGAGATCGACCAGGACCGCATCGACCGCGTGCGTGGGTTCGACATCACCGTCGTGACCACCGCGAAGACGGACGACGAAGGCCGCGCGCTGCTCCGCCAGCTCGGCTTCCCGTTCCGTTCTGCCGAGCAGACGGTCTAA
- the rpsS gene encoding 30S ribosomal protein S19, with protein sequence MPRSLKKGPFVDEHLLRKVVTQNEANTKNVIRTWSRRSMIVPNMLGHTIAVHDGRKHIPVFVTESMVGHKLGEFAPTRTFRGHVKDDKKGRRR encoded by the coding sequence ATGCCACGCAGTCTGAAGAAGGGCCCCTTCGTCGACGAGCACCTGCTCCGCAAGGTCGTCACGCAGAACGAGGCCAACACCAAGAACGTGATCCGTACCTGGTCGCGTCGGTCGATGATCGTCCCGAACATGCTCGGTCACACCATCGCGGTGCACGACGGCCGCAAGCACATCCCGGTGTTCGTCACCGAGTCGATGGTCGGTCACAAGCTCGGCGAGTTCGCGCCGACCCGCACCTTCCGCGGCCACGTGAAGGACGACAAGAAGGGCCGTCGCCGCTAA
- the rpsH gene encoding 30S ribosomal protein S8, with translation MTMTDPVADMLTRLRNANSAHHDAVSLPSSKLKQTIADILKREGYISEWKVEDARVGQTLTIDLKYGPDRERSIAGIKRVSKPGLRVYAKSTEIPRVLGGLGVAILSTSSGLLTDREAEQKGVGGEVLAYVW, from the coding sequence ATGACGATGACCGATCCGGTCGCAGACATGCTGACCAGATTGCGGAACGCGAACTCGGCGCACCACGACGCCGTCTCGCTTCCGAGCTCCAAGCTCAAGCAGACCATCGCTGACATCCTCAAGCGCGAGGGTTACATCAGCGAGTGGAAGGTCGAGGACGCCCGCGTCGGGCAGACCCTGACCATCGACCTCAAGTACGGCCCCGATCGCGAGCGTTCGATTGCCGGCATCAAGCGCGTCTCGAAGCCGGGCCTCCGCGTCTACGCGAAGTCGACCGAGATCCCCCGGGTCCTCGGTGGCCTCGGCGTGGCGATCCTGTCGACCTCCTCGGGGCTCCTGACCGACCGCGAAGCCGAGCAGAAGGGCGTGGGTGGGGAAGTCCTCGCCTACGTTTGGTGA